One window of Desulfarculus baarsii DSM 2075 genomic DNA carries:
- a CDS encoding phosphoglycerate kinase encodes MTIHGSHPGLPLLQDADLQGKVVLVRFDHNVVKKGRIIDPFRIDRTLGTLFDIVVRGGRPILMTHVGRPLDKKAGVINTGPDSAVDAIVDYLESKLHSRFLVPSLPAGPQGIQAIDTSINLAIKRLRAGEVAGIYLPNTRWFTGEESKGPERQSFALQLAGLADIFVNDAFGSWQAHASTVDITQHLPSYAGWLLQAEIRHLAEVLEPARPFVAVVAGAKYDTKIGPINALYDQVDKLILGGVIYNTYLCAKYGVRIQGVAEEDIAAAGELVRKDKAAGKIVELPLIVESDVLGRQEGAFRTIPLSELTPGRHLGYVLDIDAASFDDPAVREALGQARTIFVNAVMGFTPHFTSGSQALDTTIDANRQAKKLYGGGDTLQEFKDLCPGLYLSVLDDAQYYFFTGGGSVLKAIEERSPYGLAPVAALIENAKRFGRR; translated from the coding sequence ATGACCATCCACGGCTCGCACCCCGGCCTGCCCCTGCTGCAAGACGCCGACCTGCAAGGCAAGGTCGTGCTGGTGCGCTTCGATCACAACGTGGTCAAAAAAGGCCGCATCATCGATCCGTTCCGCATCGACCGCACCCTGGGCACGCTGTTCGACATCGTCGTGCGCGGCGGCCGGCCCATCCTGATGACCCACGTGGGCCGGCCCCTCGACAAAAAAGCCGGCGTGATCAACACCGGCCCCGATTCAGCCGTCGACGCCATCGTCGATTACCTGGAAAGCAAGCTGCACAGCCGCTTCCTGGTGCCCAGCCTGCCCGCCGGCCCCCAGGGCATCCAGGCCATCGACACCAGCATCAACCTGGCCATCAAACGCCTGCGCGCCGGCGAGGTCGCCGGCATCTATCTGCCCAACACCCGCTGGTTCACCGGCGAGGAAAGCAAGGGCCCCGAGCGCCAGTCCTTTGCCCTGCAACTGGCCGGCCTGGCCGACATCTTCGTCAACGACGCCTTTGGCTCTTGGCAGGCCCACGCCTCCACCGTCGACATCACCCAGCACCTGCCTTCCTACGCCGGCTGGCTGCTGCAGGCCGAAATCCGCCACTTGGCCGAGGTGCTCGAACCGGCCCGGCCTTTCGTGGCCGTGGTGGCCGGGGCCAAGTACGACACCAAGATCGGCCCGATCAACGCCCTCTACGACCAGGTGGATAAGCTGATCCTGGGCGGGGTGATCTACAACACCTATCTGTGCGCCAAATACGGCGTGCGCATCCAGGGCGTGGCCGAGGAAGACATCGCCGCCGCCGGCGAACTGGTGCGAAAGGACAAGGCCGCCGGCAAGATCGTCGAGCTGCCGCTGATCGTCGAAAGCGATGTGCTGGGCCGCCAGGAAGGGGCCTTCCGCACCATCCCGCTGAGTGAATTGACCCCCGGCCGTCACCTGGGCTACGTGCTGGATATCGACGCGGCCAGCTTCGACGACCCGGCCGTGCGCGAGGCCCTGGGCCAGGCCCGCACGATCTTCGTCAACGCCGTGATGGGCTTCACCCCCCACTTCACCAGCGGCAGCCAGGCCTTGGACACGACAATCGACGCCAACCGCCAGGCCAAAAAACTATACGGCGGCGGCGACACCCTGCAAGAGTTCAAAGACCTCTGCCCGGGGTTGTACCTCTCGGTGCTCGACGATGCGCAATACTATTTCTTTACCGGCGGCGGCAGCGTGCTCAAGGCCATCGAGGAACGCTCGCCCTACGGCTTGGCCCCGGTGGCCGCGCTGATCGAAAACGCCAAGCGTTTCGGCCGGCGCTGA
- a CDS encoding GrpB family protein: MDEQLRQKIARVVAEPVEIVDPDPRWPALFAREKAHLLACLPDGAIDRLSHCGSTAVPGLPAKPIIDILALTPGPASARDVVAPILEAQGYDYFWRPSFGDDTPPYYAWFIKRDAAGRRTHHIHLIEAHFPQWDWLLARDYLRENPAEAKRYARLKLTLAKRYAADRIAYTKAKAAFLGALTAKAKAAAGL, from the coding sequence ATGGACGAACAACTGCGCCAGAAAATCGCCCGCGTGGTGGCCGAACCAGTGGAAATCGTCGACCCGGATCCCCGCTGGCCCGCGCTCTTCGCCCGGGAAAAGGCCCACCTGCTGGCCTGCCTGCCCGACGGCGCCATCGATCGCCTCAGCCACTGCGGCAGCACCGCCGTGCCCGGCCTGCCGGCCAAGCCGATCATCGACATCCTGGCCCTGACGCCAGGCCCCGCCTCGGCCAGGGATGTCGTCGCGCCGATTCTGGAGGCCCAGGGTTATGATTACTTTTGGCGACCCAGCTTCGGCGACGACACGCCGCCTTACTACGCCTGGTTCATCAAGCGCGACGCCGCCGGTCGCCGCACCCACCACATCCACCTGATCGAGGCCCATTTCCCCCAGTGGGACTGGTTGCTGGCCCGCGATTACCTCCGCGAAAACCCCGCCGAGGCCAAACGCTACGCCCGGCTCAAGCTGACCCTGGCCAAACGTTACGCCGCCGACCGCATCGCCTATACCAAGGCCAAGGCCGCTTTCCTAGGCGCGTTGACCGCCAAGGCCAAGGCCGCCGCCGGCCTTTGA
- a CDS encoding SDR family NAD(P)-dependent oxidoreductase, whose translation MSEIKYGLDGKVALITGGSRGIGLGVAQAMAAEGANVVICGRKQQTLDEAAQAIDGQPLALACHIAKEDQVEAMFAAVVEKFGRLDILVNNVGMNLMSPQLADLDYGLWSKIIQSNLDGAFLCSRKAAAIMRGQNSGKIVSISSVAGRIATPAMTVYGVAKAAVEMLTKVLAAELAPHNVQVNAVAPAMVKTGFSAPFWGNDELRCKIEATIPLGRIAEVEDIVHPVLFLASQGARFITGQTIVVDGGATITQPL comes from the coding sequence ATGAGCGAGATCAAATACGGCCTGGACGGCAAAGTGGCCCTGATCACCGGCGGCAGCCGGGGCATCGGCCTGGGCGTGGCCCAAGCCATGGCCGCCGAGGGCGCCAACGTCGTCATCTGCGGCCGCAAACAGCAGACCCTGGACGAGGCGGCCCAGGCAATCGACGGCCAACCCCTGGCCCTGGCCTGCCATATCGCCAAGGAAGATCAGGTCGAGGCCATGTTCGCCGCCGTCGTCGAAAAATTCGGCCGGCTCGACATTTTGGTCAACAACGTGGGCATGAACCTGATGTCGCCGCAATTGGCCGACCTGGACTACGGCCTGTGGTCCAAGATCATCCAGAGCAACCTGGACGGCGCGTTTTTGTGCTCGCGCAAGGCCGCGGCGATCATGCGCGGGCAAAACTCCGGCAAGATCGTCAGCATATCCTCGGTGGCCGGTCGCATCGCCACCCCGGCCATGACCGTCTACGGCGTGGCCAAGGCCGCCGTCGAGATGCTGACCAAGGTGTTGGCCGCCGAACTGGCCCCCCACAACGTCCAGGTCAACGCCGTGGCCCCGGCCATGGTCAAGACCGGCTTCAGCGCGCCGTTCTGGGGCAACGACGAGCTGCGCTGCAAGATAGAGGCCACCATTCCCCTGGGCCGCATCGCCGAGGTCGAGGACATCGTGCACCCGGTGCTGTTCCTGGCCAGCCAGGGCGCGCGTTTCATCACCGGTCAGACCATCGTCGTCGACGGCGGCGCGACCATCACCCAGCCGCTCTGA
- the pgm gene encoding phosphoglucomutase (alpha-D-glucose-1,6-bisphosphate-dependent) produces the protein MHPLAGKPAPREILIDTPRLVSAYYTLRPEADDPAQRVSFGTSGHRGSSLDGAFNEAHVLAISQAIAEYRAGRGIDGPLFMGIDTHALSWPAFVTALEVFAAAGVTTMIQDGFGHTPTPVISHAIVCHNRGRADHLADGVVITPSHNPPADGGFKYNPPHGGPADTAVTKWIEDRANQILADGRRQARRVDFAKALKADCVVRHDYIGPYVADLANVVDLEAVAQAGLKLGVDPLGGSTLAFWEPIARRYGLDLEVVNPVIDPTFGFMTVDKDGKIRMDCSSPQAMAGLIQHRQSFDVAFGNDPDGDRHGIVTRQAGLLNPNHYLAVAIGYLFAHRPGWPAGAAVGKTLVSSSMIDRVAAELGRPLKEVPVGFKWFVDGLIDGGYGFGGEESAGASFLRRDGAAWTTDKDGLIMDLLAAEITARTGKDPAQLYAELTQRHGDPVYQRSDAPASREQKAVLAKLSPEMVPADELAGEPILAKLTHAPGNGAAIGGLKVVTQNGWFAARPSGTEDIYKIYAESFKGRQHLAQIQQEAQEIVGQALARAGA, from the coding sequence ATGCATCCATTGGCGGGCAAACCAGCGCCCAGGGAGATCCTGATCGACACGCCGCGGCTGGTCAGCGCCTACTACACCCTGCGCCCCGAGGCCGACGACCCGGCCCAGCGCGTGAGCTTCGGCACCAGTGGCCACCGGGGCTCGTCTTTGGATGGCGCCTTCAACGAGGCCCACGTGCTGGCCATCAGCCAGGCCATCGCCGAGTACCGCGCCGGCCGGGGCATCGATGGCCCCTTGTTCATGGGCATCGACACCCACGCCCTCAGTTGGCCGGCCTTTGTCACGGCCCTGGAGGTCTTCGCCGCCGCCGGCGTGACCACGATGATCCAGGACGGCTTTGGCCACACGCCAACCCCGGTGATCAGCCACGCCATCGTTTGCCACAACCGGGGCCGCGCCGACCACCTGGCCGACGGCGTGGTGATCACGCCCTCGCACAACCCCCCGGCCGACGGCGGCTTCAAGTACAACCCGCCCCACGGCGGCCCGGCCGACACGGCCGTCACCAAGTGGATCGAGGACCGCGCCAACCAGATCCTGGCCGACGGCCGCCGCCAGGCGCGACGCGTGGATTTCGCCAAGGCCCTCAAGGCCGACTGCGTCGTGCGCCACGACTACATCGGGCCCTACGTGGCCGATCTGGCCAACGTCGTCGATCTGGAGGCGGTGGCCCAGGCCGGGCTCAAGCTGGGCGTGGACCCGCTGGGCGGCTCGACCCTGGCCTTTTGGGAGCCCATCGCCCGGCGTTATGGCCTGGACCTGGAGGTGGTCAACCCGGTGATCGACCCCACCTTCGGCTTCATGACCGTCGACAAAGACGGCAAGATCCGCATGGACTGCTCCTCGCCCCAGGCCATGGCCGGCCTGATCCAGCACCGTCAGAGCTTCGACGTGGCCTTTGGCAACGACCCCGACGGCGACCGCCACGGCATTGTCACCCGCCAGGCCGGGCTGCTCAACCCCAATCATTATCTGGCCGTGGCCATCGGCTATCTTTTCGCCCATCGTCCGGGCTGGCCGGCCGGCGCGGCCGTGGGCAAGACCCTGGTCAGCAGCTCGATGATCGACCGCGTGGCCGCCGAGTTGGGCCGGCCACTCAAGGAAGTGCCGGTGGGTTTCAAGTGGTTTGTCGACGGGCTCATCGACGGCGGCTACGGCTTTGGCGGCGAGGAGAGCGCCGGGGCCTCGTTCCTGCGCCGCGACGGCGCGGCCTGGACCACCGACAAGGACGGCCTGATCATGGACCTGCTGGCCGCCGAGATCACCGCCCGCACGGGCAAGGATCCGGCCCAGCTCTACGCCGAGCTGACCCAGCGCCACGGCGACCCGGTCTACCAGCGCAGCGACGCCCCGGCCAGTCGCGAACAAAAGGCCGTCTTGGCCAAGCTTTCGCCCGAGATGGTCCCGGCCGACGAGCTGGCCGGCGAGCCCATCCTGGCCAAGCTGACTCACGCCCCCGGCAACGGCGCGGCCATCGGCGGGCTCAAGGTCGTCACGCAAAACGGCTGGTTCGCCGCCCGGCCCTCGGGCACCGAGGACATCTACAAGATCTACGCCGAGAGCTTCAAGGGCCGGCAACATCTGGCCCAGATCCAGCAAGAGGCCCAGGAAATCGTCGGCCAGGCCCTGGCCCGAGCCGGGGCCTGA
- a CDS encoding sodium-dependent transporter: MAGEIWGSRAGFVLTCIGAAVGLGNIWRFPYMAYQNGGGAFLLPYFFAVLTAGLPMMMLEFSLGARTGQTAPRAMAWLGRWGWLGWWQVGLLFILATYYSVVVSWCLCYVVVAVFQGWGGDANAFFYGRFLELGASGFDFGRFRWPIWGASCACWALCAGLTYLGLQRGLARANRLMLPLLLGLTLFMIGRLLLAPGALEGVNWLFEPDFAKLASIDVWISAYGQVLFSTSVAVSALITYASRLPKGSDINNNAAVTVLTNSGFDMLAGVMIFAALCMMAAKTGQSLDKVVDSGISLAFVTIPAALDLTPAPRLLGVLFFLALCCAGLSSLVAMVEGVAAPLKDIVGLGRRKGAMLVCLAGLAGGTAFAFGDGLRLLGAVDGVVSNIGMTSGALLEVVAAAWFSGKLGQLWRSANAVSDFPVGAWWLFCLRFVTPLFLGLLYIFNIIEKVREYIAGGQDAGLIACGWAALLGALAWALWRQSRDASPGRESAR, encoded by the coding sequence GTGGCCGGCGAAATCTGGGGCTCGCGCGCCGGGTTCGTGCTGACGTGCATCGGCGCGGCGGTGGGCCTGGGCAACATCTGGCGCTTTCCCTACATGGCCTACCAAAACGGCGGCGGCGCTTTTTTGCTGCCCTATTTTTTCGCCGTGCTCACCGCCGGCCTGCCGATGATGATGCTGGAGTTTTCGCTGGGCGCGCGCACGGGCCAGACCGCGCCCCGGGCCATGGCCTGGCTGGGGCGCTGGGGCTGGCTGGGCTGGTGGCAGGTGGGGCTGCTGTTCATCCTGGCGACGTACTACTCGGTGGTGGTGAGCTGGTGCCTGTGCTACGTGGTGGTGGCCGTTTTCCAGGGCTGGGGCGGCGACGCCAACGCCTTTTTCTACGGCCGCTTTCTGGAGCTGGGCGCGTCGGGCTTCGACTTCGGCCGCTTTCGCTGGCCGATCTGGGGCGCTTCTTGCGCCTGCTGGGCCCTCTGCGCCGGGCTGACCTACCTTGGTTTGCAGCGGGGCCTGGCCCGGGCCAACCGGCTCATGCTGCCGCTGCTGCTCGGGCTGACCCTGTTCATGATCGGGCGGCTGCTGCTGGCCCCCGGCGCGCTGGAGGGCGTCAACTGGCTGTTCGAGCCCGATTTCGCCAAGCTGGCCAGCATTGACGTGTGGATATCCGCCTATGGCCAGGTGCTTTTTTCCACCAGCGTGGCCGTCTCGGCCCTGATCACCTACGCCAGCCGCCTGCCCAAGGGCTCCGACATCAACAACAACGCCGCCGTCACCGTGCTGACCAACTCGGGCTTTGACATGCTGGCCGGGGTGATGATCTTCGCGGCGCTGTGCATGATGGCGGCCAAGACCGGCCAATCGCTGGACAAAGTCGTCGATTCGGGCATCAGCCTGGCTTTCGTGACCATCCCCGCGGCCCTCGACCTGACGCCCGCGCCGCGGCTGCTGGGCGTGTTGTTCTTTCTGGCGCTGTGCTGCGCGGGGCTCAGCTCGCTGGTGGCCATGGTCGAAGGCGTGGCCGCGCCGCTGAAGGATATCGTTGGCCTGGGCCGGCGCAAGGGGGCCATGCTGGTCTGCCTGGCTGGCCTGGCCGGCGGCACGGCCTTCGCCTTTGGCGACGGGCTGCGCCTGCTGGGCGCGGTGGATGGTGTGGTCAGCAACATCGGCATGACCTCGGGCGCGTTGTTGGAGGTGGTGGCGGCGGCCTGGTTCAGCGGCAAGCTGGGCCAACTTTGGCGTTCGGCCAACGCGGTTTCCGATTTCCCCGTGGGCGCGTGGTGGCTGTTCTGCCTGCGTTTCGTGACGCCGCTGTTTTTGGGGTTATTGTATATTTTCAACATAATCGAAAAAGTGCGGGAATACATCGCCGGCGGCCAGGACGCCGGCTTGATCGCCTGCGGCTGGGCGGCGTTGCTGGGCGCGCTGGCCTGGGCCCTGTGGCGGCAAAGCCGCGACGCCTCGCCGGGCCGGGAGTCCGCGCGATGA
- a CDS encoding MetS family NSS transporter small subunit, with protein MVLGLTITWGGVAWCLRRAIKASPRRRARRSDQS; from the coding sequence ATGGTTTTGGGCTTGACCATAACCTGGGGCGGGGTGGCGTGGTGCCTGCGCCGGGCCATCAAGGCGAGCCCGCGCCGCCGCGCGCGCCGGAGCGACCAGTCATGA
- a CDS encoding flagellar brake domain-containing protein: MKQIDELAVASGSGAINDPKQLAAALRVGHQVMIQKQGANARFRAVIVGWSDDRYVIAELPRSQTISGHVAAGDELVLRYILRGVVYAFVCRVMHVAFDPSLAVLAWPGGMSALPLTTERRLSVQIPATMEIDSEETGGVTLLATVTDVSSGGCQVEAVTVGGPALNMDQGVRAKLRLSLVGNRREKTVETEIRNVMVSAGKVILGMSFVDNAGLDLRELAEEFFSAGGQ, encoded by the coding sequence ATGAAGCAGATCGACGAATTGGCCGTGGCCAGCGGCAGCGGCGCCATCAACGACCCCAAGCAACTGGCCGCCGCCCTGCGCGTGGGCCATCAGGTGATGATCCAGAAGCAGGGGGCCAACGCCAGGTTCCGCGCGGTCATCGTCGGCTGGAGCGACGACCGCTACGTCATCGCCGAACTACCCCGCAGCCAGACCATCAGCGGCCACGTGGCCGCCGGCGACGAACTGGTGCTGCGCTACATCCTGCGCGGGGTGGTTTACGCCTTTGTCTGCCGGGTGATGCATGTCGCCTTCGACCCTTCGCTGGCCGTGCTGGCCTGGCCCGGCGGCATGAGCGCCCTGCCGCTAACCACCGAGCGCCGCCTGAGCGTGCAGATTCCGGCCACCATGGAGATCGACTCCGAGGAGACCGGCGGCGTGACCCTGCTGGCCACGGTCACCGACGTTTCCAGCGGCGGCTGCCAGGTGGAGGCGGTGACCGTGGGCGGCCCGGCCCTGAACATGGACCAGGGCGTCCGGGCCAAGCTGCGCCTGTCGCTGGTCGGCAACCGCCGTGAAAAGACCGTCGAAACCGAAATCCGCAACGTCATGGTCAGCGCCGGCAAGGTTATCCTGGGCATGAGCTTCGTGGACAACGCCGGCCTGGACCTGCGCGAGCTGGCCGAGGAGTTTTTCAGCGCCGGCGGCCAGTGA
- a CDS encoding substrate-binding domain-containing protein — MRFNRAKHVAKIHLILAMSAALLLASAGAALAAGVWHKLEKQNIVVIGDRVVDIAYNLGVYPAAMGVRCSIWPLCDKIKMLAKPLGCPECLINAKQDNLIDFINENNVKLVIIEKSDPFCILKPDVKPTDVAPALKGLDVKVEYVDFSKGIEGAIVQTAALLGKKKAGQALAATYAKASADLEAKIAQGKPGKRVVVLNGVYQPETTKTFIRVETPGGYSDKFILGPLGCQNVGDGLVPKGQTPDKGHVTIRKLDALATIQPQAIVITGDGAAVQKALAATVAKHPELGRTPVYCLPLYIDSSVIERPQIVGKWLWALR; from the coding sequence ATGCGCTTCAACCGCGCCAAACACGTTGCGAAAATCCATCTGATCCTGGCCATGAGCGCCGCGCTGCTGTTGGCCAGCGCCGGCGCGGCCCTGGCCGCCGGCGTCTGGCACAAGCTGGAAAAGCAAAACATCGTCGTCATTGGCGACCGCGTGGTGGATATCGCCTACAACCTGGGCGTCTACCCGGCGGCCATGGGCGTGAGATGTTCCATCTGGCCCCTGTGCGACAAGATAAAAATGCTGGCCAAGCCGCTGGGTTGCCCGGAGTGCCTGATCAACGCCAAGCAGGACAACCTCATCGATTTCATCAACGAAAACAACGTCAAGCTGGTGATCATCGAAAAGTCCGACCCCTTTTGCATCCTCAAGCCCGACGTCAAACCCACCGACGTGGCCCCGGCCCTGAAGGGCCTCGACGTCAAGGTGGAGTATGTCGATTTTTCCAAGGGGATCGAGGGGGCCATCGTCCAGACGGCCGCCCTGCTGGGCAAGAAAAAGGCCGGCCAGGCCCTGGCCGCCACCTACGCCAAGGCTTCGGCCGATCTGGAGGCCAAGATCGCCCAAGGCAAGCCCGGCAAGCGGGTGGTGGTGCTCAACGGCGTCTATCAGCCTGAAACGACAAAGACTTTCATCCGCGTGGAGACGCCCGGCGGCTACTCCGACAAGTTCATCCTCGGGCCCTTGGGCTGCCAGAACGTGGGCGATGGGCTTGTCCCCAAAGGCCAGACGCCCGACAAGGGCCACGTGACCATCCGCAAACTCGACGCCCTGGCCACGATCCAGCCCCAGGCCATCGTCATCACCGGCGACGGCGCGGCCGTGCAAAAGGCCCTGGCCGCCACCGTGGCCAAGCACCCCGAGCTGGGCCGGACGCCGGTCTACTGCCTGCCGCTCTACATCGACTCCAGCGTCATCGAACGGCCGCAAATCGTCGGCAAGTGGCTCTGGGCCCTGCGCTGA
- a CDS encoding TonB-dependent receptor plug domain-containing protein, producing the protein MRKSMITAMLAGAACLALAAGPGLADQAGPGANAETLEPMVVSATLAEQKLSRAPASIQVVDQAQIQMMGADSVSQALSEVTGLVLESESGRVISPSIRGAGPLHTLVLIDSRRMAPGYRGLADLNQIPVTMIERIEIVRGPSSALFGSDALGGVVNIITRKPPKEKTVAGADVKVGTNTHSGGDEVLPQAYAGLGVAPFRFIVGGAYRGQNGWDYDGVAPDDGDDLKQGYVSGQAAVDLGEHHALSLGGYYNDFKRQGLRDIQNALTDRDATDVNSEIFVNYDGTFAERYGVFLQAYQSKYKTDIDLTPRVTDPYYLTNEEYERTQYEGRFSARIADFATATLGGELREDSRGADNVSPEYDSENKAGFGQVDMVFFERLNLVAGLRVDDHSEFGSEWSPRVAASFALTDYARIKASYGHGFRAPIANELYVTTYQRRGKDTYLPNKDLQPETSQTYEIGLQGSLDVSRGLDVELTYFHNDIDDLIEAVLQSSRGSGSSLKNTYKYENIAQAETSGLELLTAINLPCGWRLGAGATYMKTENKQTGEQLADQPEFKGNLNAQWSIKPLGLRARVAFNWFSGAEDGLGGSLDDYTTLDAWLGKDLWANTQVYAGMKNIFDTEVAAYDIQPAFVYLGFRWEL; encoded by the coding sequence ATGCGAAAATCGATGATTACGGCGATGCTGGCCGGGGCGGCGTGCCTGGCCCTGGCCGCCGGCCCAGGCCTGGCCGATCAGGCCGGGCCTGGCGCCAACGCCGAAACGCTTGAACCGATGGTTGTGTCGGCCACTTTGGCGGAGCAGAAGCTTTCGCGGGCCCCGGCTTCGATCCAGGTGGTGGACCAGGCCCAGATCCAGATGATGGGCGCCGACTCGGTGTCGCAGGCCCTGAGCGAGGTCACGGGCCTGGTGTTGGAGAGCGAATCGGGCCGCGTGATCAGCCCGTCGATCCGCGGCGCGGGGCCGTTGCACACGTTGGTGCTCATCGACAGCCGGCGCATGGCCCCGGGCTATCGCGGGCTGGCCGACCTGAACCAGATCCCCGTGACGATGATCGAGCGCATCGAGATCGTGCGCGGGCCGTCGTCGGCCCTGTTTGGCAGCGACGCCCTGGGCGGCGTGGTCAACATCATCACCCGCAAGCCGCCCAAGGAAAAAACCGTGGCCGGCGCGGATGTCAAGGTGGGGACCAACACCCACAGCGGCGGCGACGAGGTCTTGCCCCAGGCTTACGCCGGCTTGGGCGTCGCGCCGTTTCGCTTTATCGTCGGCGGGGCCTACCGCGGCCAGAACGGCTGGGATTACGACGGCGTGGCCCCCGACGACGGCGACGACCTGAAGCAGGGCTATGTTTCGGGCCAGGCCGCCGTGGACCTGGGCGAGCATCACGCCCTCAGCCTGGGCGGCTATTACAACGACTTCAAGCGCCAGGGCCTGCGCGATATCCAGAACGCCCTGACCGACCGCGACGCCACCGACGTCAACAGCGAGATTTTCGTCAACTACGACGGCACGTTCGCCGAGCGCTACGGCGTTTTTCTCCAGGCCTATCAGTCCAAGTACAAAACCGACATCGACCTGACCCCCCGCGTCACCGACCCCTACTATCTGACCAACGAGGAGTACGAGCGCACCCAGTACGAAGGGCGCTTTTCGGCCAGGATCGCCGACTTCGCCACGGCCACCCTGGGCGGCGAGCTGCGCGAGGACTCGCGGGGCGCCGACAACGTCTCGCCCGAGTACGACAGCGAAAACAAGGCCGGTTTCGGCCAGGTGGACATGGTCTTCTTCGAGCGCCTTAACCTGGTGGCCGGCCTGCGCGTGGACGATCACAGCGAGTTCGGCTCGGAGTGGAGCCCCCGCGTGGCCGCCAGCTTCGCCCTCACCGACTACGCCCGCATCAAGGCCAGCTACGGCCACGGCTTCCGCGCGCCCATCGCCAACGAGCTTTACGTGACCACCTATCAACGGCGCGGCAAGGACACTTATCTGCCCAACAAGGATCTGCAACCGGAAACCTCCCAGACCTACGAGATCGGCTTGCAGGGCAGCCTGGACGTCTCGCGGGGCCTGGATGTGGAGCTGACCTATTTTCATAACGACATCGACGACCTGATCGAGGCGGTGTTGCAGTCCTCGCGCGGTTCGGGCAGTTCGCTGAAAAACACCTACAAGTACGAAAACATCGCCCAGGCCGAGACCAGCGGCCTGGAGTTGTTGACCGCCATCAACCTGCCCTGCGGCTGGCGGCTGGGCGCTGGCGCCACCTACATGAAAACCGAAAACAAGCAGACCGGCGAGCAGTTGGCCGATCAGCCCGAGTTCAAGGGCAACCTCAACGCCCAGTGGAGCATCAAACCCCTGGGCCTGCGGGCGCGCGTGGCCTTCAACTGGTTCTCGGGGGCCGAGGACGGCCTGGGCGGCTCGCTGGACGACTACACCACCCTGGACGCCTGGCTGGGCAAGGACCTCTGGGCCAACACCCAGGTCTACGCCGGCATGAAAAACATCTTCGACACCGAGGTCGCCGCCTACGACATTCAGCCGGCCTTTGTCTACCTGGGCTTCAGATGGGAACTCTAA